One window from the genome of Microcoleus sp. FACHB-68 encodes:
- a CDS encoding Rpn family recombination-promoting nuclease/putative transposase: MKTDPIFYRLFKELPSSFFELIGRPTDEANIYRFESFELKQTAFRIDGLFLPIEENSSQPLYFLEVQFRRDPKIYANLFAEVFIYLNKNEPAQDWRAVVIYETRNQEPTQLKPYQELLNSPKVTRVYLDELPKETFNSLGTGIIQLVVCEENTAPDMARQLLERTQQEVEDEQTRIDVLNLIETVVFYKFPNKSREELAAMFGIDDLKQVRVIQEVLAEGRTEGRVEGRIEAKIEVVIAMLQRGFSIEEVAEIVNLEVERVRQVAQQLARGNDES; encoded by the coding sequence ATGAAAACCGATCCAATTTTCTATCGATTATTTAAAGAATTGCCGAGCAGTTTTTTTGAACTGATAGGTCGCCCAACTGATGAAGCCAACATCTATCGTTTTGAATCATTTGAGCTGAAGCAAACAGCGTTTCGGATTGATGGTTTATTTCTGCCAATTGAGGAAAATTCCTCGCAGCCGCTTTATTTCTTAGAAGTTCAATTTCGCAGAGATCCAAAGATTTATGCGAATCTGTTTGCTGAAGTGTTTATCTACTTAAACAAAAATGAGCCAGCTCAAGATTGGAGAGCTGTTGTTATTTATGAAACGAGGAATCAGGAACCCACCCAACTGAAACCTTATCAAGAGTTATTAAATTCACCGAAAGTGACGCGGGTATATTTGGATGAACTGCCTAAGGAGACTTTCAACTCGCTCGGCACCGGCATCATTCAGTTAGTCGTCTGTGAGGAAAATACGGCCCCAGACATGGCGAGACAATTGTTGGAGCGAACTCAGCAAGAGGTAGAGGATGAACAAACTCGGATAGATGTTCTAAACTTAATAGAAACAGTCGTTTTTTACAAATTTCCGAATAAAAGTAGGGAGGAGTTAGCAGCTATGTTTGGAATCGATGATTTAAAACAAGTTCGAGTGATTCAAGAAGTATTAGCTGAAGGACGGACTGAAGGGCGCGTTGAAGGTAGGATTGAGGCCAAGATAGAGGTTGTGATTGCCATGCTACAGCGGGGTTTTAGCATAGAAGAAGTTGCCGAAATCGTCAATTTAGAAGTTGAGCGAGTGCGACAGGTTGCTCAACAATTAGCCAGGGGAAATGATGAAAGTTAA
- a CDS encoding DGQHR domain-containing protein: MSSASNPPSDIASRILEQQNQEREALALLLDRHLSRSDQLLVQKTQMGSTEAFIGSVTLEWLDSRVRFASQLPLFQKKFDAKTDNVIRDEQTVDEILQRPLDWSRQASLTQYLAGRKAHKFPAVLVVQSPSWVDDPKAPEWDKNGRALKPAAIFTPLDKDSTIGLLDVSETVAIFALDGQHRLMGVQGLMILLKTGRLQPYNKTKKPVGNAITIDDLSQQYQVEPADLQRLAKEKIGIEFIPAVIAGETREEARRRVRSIFVHVNLMAVNLSQGQLALLNEDDGFSIIARKVAVTHPLFKEKKGRNPRVNWDSATVATKSTVLTTLQAMKDMSERYLGHKFPHWKPVDKKGLIPMRPEDEELEEGLKEFKMLFDSLSSLVSYQRLEDGAETPQLRRFSFEKDGGEGNILFRPVGQIAVAQALGILVFKKGFSLDEIFKKLQRYDIDGGFSGMEFPQSPWYGVLYDPNKKRIVVAGRDLAARLIVYMMGGIKDDMERAELRLELAEARRVGANQAMSFEGKFVDLKKVGLPPVLS, from the coding sequence ATGAGCAGCGCCAGCAACCCACCGTCAGACATTGCCAGCCGGATTTTAGAACAGCAAAACCAAGAACGAGAGGCACTCGCACTGCTGCTAGACCGGCACCTCTCCCGAAGTGACCAGCTTTTGGTTCAGAAAACCCAGATGGGGAGCACAGAGGCGTTTATTGGGTCTGTAACGCTGGAATGGCTCGACAGTCGGGTTCGCTTCGCCTCGCAACTGCCGCTATTTCAGAAGAAGTTCGACGCAAAAACAGACAATGTGATTAGGGATGAGCAGACTGTTGATGAAATTTTGCAACGTCCCCTTGACTGGTCGCGTCAGGCATCTTTGACTCAGTATCTCGCGGGACGAAAGGCGCACAAATTTCCGGCGGTTTTGGTGGTGCAAAGTCCTTCCTGGGTGGACGATCCAAAAGCTCCTGAATGGGATAAAAATGGACGCGCACTCAAGCCGGCTGCAATTTTCACACCCTTAGATAAAGACAGTACGATTGGACTTTTAGATGTTTCTGAAACTGTGGCAATTTTCGCATTAGACGGACAACACCGGCTCATGGGTGTGCAAGGTTTAATGATATTACTCAAAACCGGCAGATTGCAACCTTATAACAAAACAAAAAAGCCGGTGGGGAATGCGATTACAATAGACGATCTTTCCCAGCAATATCAAGTTGAGCCGGCAGATTTACAGCGGTTAGCGAAGGAAAAAATCGGGATCGAATTTATTCCCGCAGTTATCGCGGGGGAAACCCGTGAGGAAGCACGGCGGCGAGTGCGATCAATCTTTGTTCACGTCAATTTAATGGCTGTGAATTTAAGTCAGGGTCAGCTTGCATTATTAAACGAAGATGATGGATTTTCCATTATTGCTCGAAAAGTTGCTGTCACACATCCGCTATTTAAAGAAAAGAAAGGTCGCAATCCTCGCGTGAATTGGGATAGCGCCACGGTTGCTACCAAATCTACTGTTTTAACAACGCTTCAGGCAATGAAAGATATGTCTGAGCGCTACTTGGGCCATAAATTCCCTCACTGGAAGCCGGTGGATAAAAAAGGTTTAATTCCCATGCGTCCAGAGGATGAGGAACTTGAGGAGGGACTGAAAGAGTTTAAAATGCTTTTCGATTCGTTATCGAGTTTAGTCAGCTATCAAAGACTCGAAGATGGTGCAGAAACGCCACAATTACGCCGATTTAGTTTTGAAAAAGATGGAGGAGAAGGAAATATTTTATTCCGTCCCGTCGGTCAAATTGCGGTGGCTCAAGCTTTAGGAATTCTGGTTTTTAAAAAGGGTTTTTCTCTAGATGAAATCTTTAAAAAACTCCAGCGGTATGATATAGACGGCGGATTCAGTGGGATGGAGTTTCCCCAATCTCCGTGGTATGGGGTTTTGTATGACCCGAATAAGAAGCGAATCGTCGTTGCCGGTCGTGATTTAGCGGCGAGGTTAATTGTGTATATGATGGGGGGAATTAAAGATGATATGGAACGCGCAGAACTTCGCTTGGAGTTAGCGGAAGCGAGGAGAGTGGGGGCGAATCAAGCGATGAGTTTTGAGGGTAAGTTTGTTGATTTGAAAAAGGTGGGACTTCCACCTGTATTGAGTTAG
- a CDS encoding DNA phosphorothioation-associated protein 4, whose translation MGANRIRIAKDKADLVKALVDAKETTGPFQTYADVVVFAAALGAKRKKRVPLEEISTKEPAPIALEIFDSRGYDRTIKLLAVTETKDPKILSLFDEKAEEKRTHIFEEYANGGLEILREELRGAVDYSERILLMLISDRQKQEQPTEEFDLSRFLS comes from the coding sequence ATGGGTGCGAATCGAATTAGAATTGCCAAGGATAAGGCGGATTTAGTCAAAGCATTGGTAGATGCCAAAGAAACAACCGGCCCTTTTCAAACTTATGCCGATGTCGTCGTATTTGCGGCAGCATTAGGGGCAAAGCGGAAAAAACGAGTGCCGCTAGAGGAAATTTCCACAAAAGAGCCGGCACCCATTGCCCTAGAAATATTTGATTCCAGAGGCTATGATCGCACCATCAAGTTACTGGCAGTAACCGAGACAAAAGATCCAAAAATTCTTTCCCTTTTTGATGAAAAAGCTGAAGAGAAACGCACCCATATTTTTGAGGAATATGCGAATGGGGGGTTAGAAATCTTGCGAGAAGAACTTCGGGGAGCAGTAGACTATTCAGAAAGAATCTTATTAATGTTAATCTCTGACCGGCAGAAACAAGAGCAGCCAACAGAAGAATTTGATCTCAGCCGGTTTCTCAGTTAA
- a CDS encoding Uma2 family endonuclease has protein sequence MVAPTLRDFVTDAWVKASWEEFLAIADDPKYETSRFYYHRGYMRIEMSPVGFRHGRKNSIISKVVSLFATLKNIRIVEATNSSFRKVGVDEFQPDLAFYIGLDLKVPADTDSPVDLNEYDSPTLVVEIASTSLNDDLGEKRLLYERLNVREYWVVDVKAGNVIALEIADARSGQIQESRVLPGLEIAVVEEALERSQTQDDGEINRWLIQKFS, from the coding sequence ATGGTTGCTCCAACGCTGCGGGATTTTGTAACAGATGCCTGGGTAAAGGCAAGCTGGGAAGAATTTTTAGCCATTGCTGACGATCCAAAATATGAAACTAGCCGGTTTTATTATCATCGCGGATACATGAGGATTGAAATGTCACCAGTAGGCTTTCGGCATGGACGCAAGAATTCAATTATTTCTAAGGTAGTGAGTCTTTTTGCTACCCTTAAGAATATCCGAATTGTTGAGGCAACGAATAGCAGTTTTAGAAAAGTAGGGGTAGATGAATTTCAACCGGATTTGGCTTTCTACATCGGTTTAGATTTGAAAGTGCCGGCAGATACAGATTCACCTGTTGATTTAAATGAATATGATTCACCTACCTTAGTCGTAGAAATTGCTTCAACCTCTCTCAATGACGATTTGGGAGAAAAACGGTTACTTTATGAACGGTTAAACGTGCGAGAGTATTGGGTTGTTGATGTAAAAGCCGGCAATGTCATTGCTTTGGAAATTGCCGATGCACGCAGCGGTCAAATTCAGGAGTCGCGGGTTCTCCCAGGATTAGAAATCGCAGTCGTTGAGGAAGCTTTAGAACGCAGTCAGACTCAGGATGATGGAGAAATCAATCGCTGGTTGATTCAGAAATTCAGTTAA
- a CDS encoding AAA family ATPase yields the protein MKLISITLCNFRQFYGKTPEILLECRDQRNTTIIHGNNGAGKTTLMNAFTWTLYEKFSAAFAAETQLVNKRAITEAEVGKAVVCSVEVIFEHDSKRYQAKRICRAYRNETGNVEQGESKLQMLVAGNEGRWMLPPQPADDIINRILPISLHQYFFFDGERIEQIVRSDKKEEIAEATKELLGIEVLNRAIRHLGEARKSLETDLRGIGDPQTQNLLRTKQRLEKEVERLQNRQAEIEGEVQNQGELKTTLSSRLLELGGAEDLQRLRTELETQKESLQQQLKQATEGLKKAISTRGFTVLLPDITAEYHAIVEGLRERGELPTGIKRPFVEELLHREQCICGAELKDGTHAHHLVQAWMDKAGVADVEETAIRLSEQVSEIDKQVPDFWEEVDRQQANVERYRTEISRIETQLDDTKKKLRDFPDEDVSQLQKRLDEIDKKISELNKETGSNEQQLNSLKLEIKELAKQIEKQQMNESRQLLAQRRIAATQDAMDRLTEVKTRLEQQFRLQLEKRVREIFSSISFTPYIPKLTEKYALKLVENTAGEEADVAASTGENQILSLSFIGGIIDRVREWSKKNTLMGPDSSTFPIVMDSPFGSLDEISRRRVASSIPKLANQLIVLVTKTQWRGEVAEEMANCIGNEYVLSYNSPKPDCEEDAIELNGVRYPLVRQSPNEFEYTEILEVERKF from the coding sequence ATGAAGCTGATTTCAATCACGCTGTGTAACTTTCGCCAGTTTTATGGAAAAACGCCAGAAATTTTGCTGGAGTGCAGGGATCAGCGAAATACTACGATCATTCACGGAAATAATGGTGCCGGGAAAACGACGCTGATGAATGCCTTTACCTGGACGCTTTATGAAAAATTCAGTGCAGCATTTGCGGCGGAAACTCAACTGGTCAATAAACGCGCCATTACAGAAGCTGAAGTCGGAAAAGCTGTTGTGTGTTCTGTAGAAGTTATTTTTGAACATGATAGCAAACGCTACCAAGCCAAGCGTATTTGTCGTGCCTACCGCAATGAAACCGGCAACGTTGAGCAGGGCGAGAGTAAGTTACAAATGCTAGTTGCTGGAAATGAAGGCCGGTGGATGCTACCGCCGCAGCCGGCAGATGATATTATTAATCGAATTTTACCTATAAGCTTACATCAATACTTCTTTTTTGATGGTGAAAGAATTGAGCAAATTGTTCGATCTGATAAAAAAGAAGAAATTGCGGAAGCAACGAAAGAATTGCTAGGGATTGAGGTATTAAATCGGGCGATTCGGCATTTGGGAGAAGCGAGAAAATCCTTAGAAACTGATTTAAGAGGAATTGGCGATCCTCAAACACAAAATTTGTTACGCACCAAGCAAAGGTTAGAAAAAGAAGTTGAGCGTTTGCAAAACCGGCAAGCAGAAATTGAGGGAGAGGTTCAAAACCAAGGGGAGTTAAAAACAACCCTAAGCAGCCGACTGCTAGAATTAGGCGGTGCTGAGGATTTACAGCGCCTGCGGACTGAATTAGAAACTCAAAAAGAGTCGCTACAGCAACAACTGAAGCAAGCGACTGAAGGACTCAAAAAAGCCATTTCAACGCGAGGCTTTACGGTTTTGTTGCCAGATATAACGGCTGAATATCATGCCATTGTTGAAGGGCTGCGGGAACGAGGCGAGTTACCCACCGGCATCAAGCGTCCATTTGTAGAAGAGTTACTGCACCGGGAACAATGTATCTGCGGTGCAGAGTTGAAAGACGGCACCCACGCACATCATTTGGTGCAAGCTTGGATGGATAAAGCGGGAGTTGCGGATGTGGAAGAAACGGCAATTCGCTTGAGTGAACAGGTGAGCGAAATTGACAAACAAGTACCTGATTTTTGGGAGGAAGTGGATCGGCAGCAAGCAAATGTTGAGCGATATCGCACCGAAATTTCTCGCATTGAAACGCAGTTGGATGATACGAAGAAAAAATTGCGAGACTTTCCAGATGAAGATGTGAGTCAGTTGCAAAAGCGTTTAGATGAAATTGATAAAAAAATCAGCGAACTCAATAAAGAGACAGGTTCTAATGAGCAACAGCTTAATAGCCTGAAATTGGAAATTAAAGAATTAGCTAAGCAAATTGAAAAACAGCAAATGAATGAAAGCCGGCAATTACTCGCACAGCGACGCATTGCAGCAACTCAAGATGCGATGGATCGTTTAACAGAGGTGAAAACTCGCCTCGAACAACAGTTTCGGTTGCAGCTAGAAAAACGGGTGCGAGAAATTTTTTCCTCGATTTCGTTTACTCCCTATATTCCAAAGCTGACAGAGAAATATGCCCTGAAATTAGTGGAGAATACAGCAGGAGAAGAGGCAGATGTCGCCGCTTCGACGGGAGAAAATCAAATTCTCAGTTTATCGTTTATTGGAGGAATTATTGATCGGGTGCGGGAATGGAGTAAAAAAAATACTCTAATGGGGCCAGATAGCAGCACATTTCCTATCGTCATGGATTCTCCCTTTGGAAGTTTAGATGAAATTTCGCGCCGGCGTGTGGCAAGTTCAATTCCAAAATTAGCCAATCAGTTAATTGTTTTGGTAACAAAAACTCAGTGGCGGGGTGAAGTTGCTGAGGAAATGGCAAATTGTATTGGTAACGAATATGTTCTTTCTTACAATTCTCCCAAACCCGATTGTGAGGAAGATGCAATTGAGTTAAATGGGGTGCGTTATCCACTGGTGCGACAAAGTCCAAATGAGTTTGAATATACGGAAATTCTTGAAGTAGAACGCAAGTTTTAA